A genomic segment from Thermostichus lividus PCC 6715 encodes:
- a CDS encoding DUF2214 family protein: MDSLWSSAAIAYLHYLSFMVAFAALVVEHLTLRKELELKQAWRLVITDGLYGIAAITVLVTGILRVLYFGKGTAYYLSNPVFHLKVGFFILVGLLSLYPTISFLLWLKPLRQGQVPTLELAAVQRLTWVIRAELAFLSGIPLLAAMMARGIGLEWVQS, encoded by the coding sequence ATGGATTCGCTTTGGAGTAGTGCTGCGATCGCCTACCTACACTACCTCAGCTTTATGGTTGCCTTTGCGGCATTAGTGGTTGAGCACCTGACGTTGCGCAAAGAGTTGGAACTCAAGCAAGCATGGCGCCTCGTCATTACGGATGGTCTTTACGGCATTGCTGCCATTACCGTACTGGTGACCGGAATCTTACGAGTGTTGTACTTTGGCAAAGGCACAGCCTACTACCTCAGCAATCCTGTGTTTCATCTGAAGGTTGGCTTTTTTATCCTTGTAGGGCTTCTCTCGCTTTACCCAACCATTTCCTTTTTGTTATGGCTCAAACCACTTCGGCAAGGGCAAGTGCCCACCCTTGAGTTAGCGGCGGTGCAACGCCTAACTTGGGTTATCCGCGCTGAACTGGCATTTCTCAGTGGTATTCCCCTTTTGGCGGCCATGATGGCACGGGGAATTGGTCTCGAGTGGGTTCAGAGCTAA